A segment of the Streptomyces sp. NBC_00376 genome:
TGTTCGTCTCGTCGTTCTGACGGAAGACGCTGATGGCGAGGTTGAGCAGACTGACCATGGTGCGGAAAGGGGTGCCGGTGCGGAGCTTGGAGTTGTCCTCGCGGAACGTGCCGGTCCCAGACGTGGTGCAGGAGGTTCTCGATACCCCGCGGTGGTGGGTCCGGTCGCGGGAGAAGTGGTCCAGCGGGATGTCGGTCCAGGGAAGCCTTCTGGCCTCCGAATACCGACCGGGGTGGTTCTTCTTGATGTCGGCCAGGTAGTGGGCAACGTCTTGGCGAAGGTAGGCGCCGTGACAGTGCTGGGTGTGCACGGCATATCCGGTCAACACAGCGTCTTTGAGGTCGATGGTATCCAGCAGCAGCTGGAAGGAAGGGATCTGATTGCTCTTGGCGGCGATCCATCGCTGGGCCAGAACCACGCCGTGGTGGTCCATCGCGGCCAGCAGCTGGATCACTGTGGTGGTAGCGGTTCAGGAGACGCGCACCGTCCTGCCGTCCACCGCGACGGCAGGCAGCGCAGGCTTCGGCGGCGGCTCGGACTTTTGTGGCGGTGGTGTTCCGGCCTGGAGATATGAGGCGATGGCCGCGTCCAACGCGTCGATGTCGAGATGCTGGAGCGGACGGCTGACGGCGGACGGTGGCTGCGTGCGGCGCCGGCCGGACGTCGGTGAGCGGGTCGACCCGGAAGCCGAGCACACCCAGGACGGACTGCGGGGCATCGTCGATCCATTCACCGATTCGATGAAAGAGCGGGCCCCGGTGAGCACAGCGGCAGCGGCCGCACATAGCAGTGCCAGGCCGGGTCCCGCAGCCCCCGCAAGCCGCGGGGATCGGGCACCAGACCGATGAATCGTCACACGCGAGACCGGCGAACCGGACCGATCGCGACTTCGCAAATGGACCGCCCCGCGGTGCTGCGGCCTGCCGCTGCAGTCGCCGGATCTCTGCCCAGTCCTCCACGAGGATCGCCTCCCCGCCTGCTCTTGATCACCAAGGCCGGAGCCAGGCGGAGATCACCAATTGGGTCACTTTTGATGCGCCGTCAGAAGGTCAGCATTCGGCCGTCGTCGAGATCCCTGGAGAAGATCCCAGGGTGGCGGACGACCCGGTCGTCATGCCGGCACCCAGCTTGCGGGGTATTCACTTATCCTCGCGGAGGTTCACTTCTCTATTTCAGTCCCGGAATGCTCTGGGATCCAGAGAGGTCTGGTTGATTCGATGCAGTCGATGCCGGTGCGCGGTGAGCCGGGTTTTCAGTAATCGATACGGTCGGACTTGGCCAGCCACGCGTCGAACGGCGCCGTACGGTTCGGCATGTCCACTCGCTCGATCGCCATCGGCCACAGCTCCGCGGGCTTCTTTTCGAACAGGTCGTAGAACTTGCGGTCGTCGAAACCGGCCACCGCAGCGTCGTCGCGATCTGCGGCGAAGATGATCCGGTCGACCCGCGCCCACAGTGCAGAGGAAAGACACATGGGGCACGGCTCACACGAGGTGACCAGGACGCAGCCCTCGAGCGAGAAGGTGCCCAGCTTCTGGCAGGCGGCACGGATCGCGCTCACCTCGCCATGCGCCGTCGGGTCCAGGCTCGAAGTAACCCTGTTGTTGCCGATCGCGAATACCTCACCATCCTTTGCGATCAGTGCGCCGAACGGACCGCCACCGTTCTTCACGCTGTTGGTGGCAAGGTCGATGGCCTCGTCCATCCAGATGCGCTCAAGCTCGTGGATGTTCGTTTCTTGGGTGTGCGCGGTCATGGTCACTTCCTTGTCGCAGAGGGTGAGGACTCCCCGAATGTTCTGCCCATGCGGGACACCGCACGCGCAGACTACCCGGGGCAGCAAGTGGGGGCTCTGCGGTTGCCGCCTTGAAGTCAACTCGGCCGACGACACCCGCGGGGGATCAGCGCGACTAAGGCTTGTCCCGCAAATGGTGTGCCAGGCAGGGTGACCGGCATGACTTGGTACGGTTGTCCGCATTTGCATGGCCTGGAGGTGTAGCGGGCCTCGGATTTCATGGAGGCCGAGCGGTGAGGTTCGTCTGCCGGAGCTTTGGACTGTCGGATCTGCCGCGGCGCGGTCTCGCCACACACGAGGCTCCCCTGGAGCTGCTTCTCCTCGACATAGAGGCAGAGCTGTCCATCTGGGAAGAGGGGAGGGCGGTGTGGTCCGAGGAAGCGTTTCCCGTGGCCGAGCTTGCTTACCACCTGGCGCGCTGGCTCCAGAGTCCGCTCGCCGGCCAGGAGGGTTTCAGGTTCGACTCGATGCAAGCGGATGCGGGACTGATCCGCATCGTGGGCTCTGATGGAGGTTGGCGAGTCGGCTCCGACTTCCAGCCCGACTGCTGGACCTCGCCCATCGTCTGGGATGTTCTCGTGGCGGAGATCAAGGAGTTCGACCGCTCTGTGCGTGAGGGCGTCGCTGCGATGGGTATCGAGCCGTCCTTCATCCCAGAGGTTTGACGGCTCTTCCATCCGGTCGGGACGGGATGGAATGATCATGACGTGGCTGGTGTGATCACGGCGTCAGAGCCGTCTTGGATAGGCCCGTTCACCGGGCTGAGCCCGCGCCAGTTCGCCAAGTTGGTGACCGCGCTTCGGCGCGACGGAGCGGACGCGATCCGCAAGGGGCGTCCATGGGGTCTTCCGCTGGAAGACCGAGCGTTGTTGATCGCGGTGTACTGGCGCACGAACTTGACGATGCGCCAGCTTGCCCCGCTGTTCGGGGTGTCGAAGTCGGCGGCAGACCGCATCATCGACCATCTCGGCCCGTTGCTCGCACTCCAGCCGCGCAAGCGGTTCCGGAAGGACACCGTGCTCATCGTGGACGGCACCTTGGTGCCCACCCGGGACCACACAGTGGCTGAGCAGTCCAAGAACTACCGGTACTCAACCAATCACCAGGTCGTCATCGACGCCGACACCCGGCTCGTCGTCCTGGTTGGCCAGCCTCTGCCCGGCAACCGCAACGACTGCAAGGCATGGGAGGAATCCGGTGCCAAGGCCGCCGTCGGCACCACCACGACGATCGCTGACGGGGGCTATCCGGGCACCGGACTCGTCATGCCCCACCGGCGACGCAAAGGCGAGGACCTGCCCGACTGGAAGCAGGAGCACAACCGTTCACACAAACAGGTCCGGGCCCGCGTCGAGCACGCCTTCGCCCGCATGAAGACCTGGAAGATTCTGCGCGACTGCCGCCTGAGAGGAGACGGCGTCCACCACGCCATGGCCGGCATTGCCCGCCTGCACAACCTCGTCCTCGCCGGATAGGCGAACGGACCGAACTGGGACAGCATCGCGCCTGGCCACTCCGAGATCAATTGCGGGACAAGCCTTAGGCGCGCGCAATGTGCTCTGGTGAGGCGGGAGAAATTTGGTTGGTCATCAGAAAGGCTCTGCTGCCCCTTCCGTGTCTCGTTTCAGTTGCTGTTTGCGGAATAGCACAATTACATCCGGTGGGCCCTGTCGAAGGTCAGTCACCGAAGCCATGAAGGAGTTGGCTGGTCGGCTGCCCCCTGTTGTGGATTCGCACGAAGGGCAGCACTCGGTGGACCCTTCTGCGAATGGCCGTGGCCGCCTCGGGCCGGTCTGCGCCCCTCGACTCAGGCGCGTTCGCGCTGGAACACCCACTGGCCCTCAAGCCCCGGTGCGACCGCGCGGCGGCGCAGGCCGCGCCACTGTCGACCAGGGCGCGACCCTCGGTGTGCTGCGGGGCGGGCAGGTTCCAGCCGGTGGTGGGGATGAGGATGTGCGAGACGGTGAGAACGGCGGGGCGGTCCTTGATCTCGGGCTCGCAGGCGTGGCAGTACCTGTCGTCATGGTCCGCGTAGTCGTACTCGTTCGTCCAGCCCTGCCAGGGGTGGCGGGGGCGTCGGTCGGCGGGGAGGTCGCTGTACCGCAGCGGGACCGAGACCTTCAGAAGCAGATCGCCGTCTCCGGTCCTTGCGCGTTCTCAGACGAGATACGCGTGGGTCTGCACAGCCTTCACCGTCGCCCAGACCTCCGCGCCCGGATGCAGGCCGAGCTCGGCAGCAGCGACCGCGGTGAGATCGGCAGCGAGCGGGAGATCGCCGGTCAGGGCGGCGCGGATCTGGTCGCCATGGGTCTCCAGGCCGGCGACCTCGCAGCGCCAGAGGTTGCGGGCGCTGGAGCCGCTGGGGCGGCTGCGGTGGAGGGTGATGGCGCTCGGGGGGAACGCCACGAAGACCGGTCCGGACAGGATCTCCGCGGTGGTGATGGCAGGGCCGGTGTCGAGGCGGACCGTGTGGCCGTCCGCGTGGCCCCGGTAGAGGTTGAGGCCGACGAGCTGCGCGATGTAGTCCGTACGGGGGTGGCGGGCGATGTCGGCTGGGCTGCCTTCCTGGACGACTTCGCCGTGCTCGACCACGACCAGGCGGTCGGCGAGGACCATGGCGTCGAGTGGGTCGTGCGTGACGAGTACGGCCACTGCTTCGAACTCTGCCAGGTGGCGTCGGAGTTGGGTGCGGACCTCCAGGCGGGTACGGGCGTCGAGTGCGGCGAGGGGTTCGTCCAGGAGGAGCAGGCGTGGGCGGGTGGCGAGGGCGCGGGCGAGGGCGACGCGCTGCGCCTGGCCGCCGGAGAGCCGCCGGGGCTTGGCACCGGTGTGATCCGCCAGTCCCAGGCGGTCGAGCCACTCGGCGGCCTGCGCGCGTGCCTCCGCCTTGGTCGCCCCCTGGCAGCGCGGCCCGAACGCCACATTGTCCAGGGCGGTCAGGTGGGGGAAGAGGAGGTAGTCCTGGAAGACGACGCCGACCGGGCGGGACTCCGGAGGTGTACGCTCCAGCGTCGTGCCGTCCAGCCACAGGTGACCGCCGGTGAGCGGTGTCAGGCCGGCCAGCGCGCGCAGCGCCGTGGTCTTGCCGGCGCCGTTCGGGCCGAGCATGGCGACCACCTCGCCGGGCGCGACGGTCAGCGCCACGTCGAGGCGGAAGGCACCGCGGTCCACCACCAGTCGGGCGTCGAGCCCGTTCGGGGCAGTGCCGGTGTGGAGGTCGTGAGTTTCGGTCATCCGGCGGTCATCCAACGGTCGCGCAGTCCGGCCAGCACCGCGATGGACACGGCAAGCAGCACCAGGCTGAGGGCGATCGCCGCCTCCGGGTCGCTCTGCAGGGCGAGGTAGACGGCGAGGGGCATGGTCTGGGTACGGCCGGGGAAGTTGCCGGCGAAGGTGATGGTCGCGCCGAACTCGCCGAGCGCGCGGGCCCACGCCAGGACCGCGCCGGCTGCGATGCCCGGCGCGATCAGCGGGAGTGTGACCCGGCGGAACGCGGTGAAGCGGGACGCGCCCAGAGTGGTCGCCGCTTCCTCGTACCGCGGGTCGGCGGCCCTCAGTGTGCCCTCGACGCTGATGACGAGGAACGGCATCGCCACGAACGCCTCCGCCACCACGACCCCTGCCGTGGTGAACGGCAATGTGATGCCGAACCAGGCGTCCAGCCACTTTCCGACGATGCCGTTGCGGCCGAGCGACGTCAGCAGCGCCACACCGCCGACGACCGGCGGCAGGACCAGCGGGAGCGTGACGAGAGCGCGCACGAGGCCACGACCGCGGAACTCGACCCGGGCCAGCAGCCAGGCCAGCGGAACCCCGATGACCAGGCTCACGGCGGTGGCGGCGGTGGCACAGATCAGCGACAGCCGGAGCGCCTGCCACACCTCGGCGCTGGTCAGCTGCTCGGGCATGTTGCGCCACGGGGCCCGTACGAGCAGGGCGATCAGTGGCACGATCAGGAACGCCAGGCCGATCAGTGCGGGTACGAGCAGAGGCAGCGGTGCACCGCTGCCGCCACCCGTCCGGACGCGCCGACGCCGCGGCCCACCCCGGAGGGTGCCGGTCGCGGCGTCGGGCTTCGTGGTCGAGGTCACGGCTTCAGGAACCCGGCCCCGGTCAGGACCTTCTGGCCCTGGGCGGACTGCACCAGCGCGATGAACGCCTTGGAGGCATCGGCGTTGGGGGCGTCCTTGAGCAGGGCGATCGGGTAGTCGTTGACGGCGTTGGCCGATTCGGGGAACTCCACGCCCTCCACCTTGTCACCGGCTGCCTTCACATCGGTCTTGTACACGACCGCCGCGTCGGCCTCCTTCAGCTCGACCTTGGTCAGGGCACTCTTGACGTCCTGCTCGTACGAGACCGGGGTGAGCTTGAGACTGCTGGCGTCGAGGGCCTTCTGGGCGGCGGCGCCGCACGGCACCTCCTTGTCGCAGAGCACGACCTTCAGGCTCGACTTGGTGAGGTCCTTGAGGGAGGAGATCTTGTCGGGGTTGCCCGGCAGGGTGGCGATCTCCAGCTGGTTGCGGACGAAGGTGGCGGGCGTGCCGGAGGCGTCGCCCGCGTCGGTGACGATCTTCATCGTCTTGGGGCTGGCCGCGGCGAACACGTCGGCAGGTGCGCCGCCGGTGATGCTCGCGGCGAGGGAGTCGCTGCCGCCGAAGCTGAAGGTCACCTTCGTACCCGGGTGCTGCTTCTCGAACTCCTTGCCCAGGGTCGTGAAGCTCTCCTTCAGCGAGGCCGCGGCGAACACGGTGACCGTGCCGGACAGCTTGTCCGAGGCGGAGGCCGAGGCGGAGGAGTCCGACTTCACCGACGAGGAATCGTCGGACGAGGAGCAGGCGCTCAGTGCCAGCAGCGCGGCGGTGCCTGCACCAGTCATCTGCAGGGTCCGGCGTGCAGTACGGGTTATCACGGGTCCACTCCCTCTGGTCCTGATGGACATGTCTACGGTCTGTCGACGACCACGTTGGTCGACTTGATCACGGCAATCGCCGGAACACCGGGCTCCAGCTTCAGCTCCTCAGCCGACTCGCGGCTGACCATCGCCACCACCCGGAACGGCCCGGCCTGGATTTCCACCTGTGCCGACACGTCGCCGAGGATCACATCGGTGACGATGCCGGAGAAGCGGTTGCGGGCCGATGAGCCCGTGGAATCCCGCTCCGCACGGTGCAACTGCCGGGCATAGGCCGCGAGGGCCGGCCCGGGGATGATCCGGCGGCCGGTCTCGTCGCGTTCGGCGGTGATTTTCCCGCCGTCGACCAGACGCCTCACGGTGTCGGCACTGACGCCGAGCAAGGCGGCCGCGTCCCCGATCCGGTAGGTGTGCATGCGCTGATGATAATGCCGCAGATGCAAGGTGAAAGTCTTCTGTGTCTTCGCATGAGCCGGAGCCTCGATCTTTTTGGATTGCATGTGCGTTTGTACGGGATGGGCATCCGGGTATGGGCATCCGGGAGGTGGTAGCCCATGAGTCATTCCACTGCATTGGCGGACACGATCGCGGAACTCGCCCTCACCGGAGATCTGACCCGTCCGGCCCGCCTGACGGTGGCCGATCTGCTCGCCTGGCCGCAGCACGAGGCCGACGTCAGCTTCGAGTGCGCCACCAGCGGCACCCAGCACCACCGCTTCACCGGGCCGCTCCTGCACGACGTCCTGTCGACGGCCGGTCCCCTCTTCGACCCCGCCCGCCGCAAGGACCGCCTGCGATTCCTGATCGCGGTGTCCGGCGCGGACGGCCACCACACCCTGCTGTCCTGGGCGGAGATCGACCCCGATTTCGGCCGCGCGCCCGTACTGCTCGCCGCCACCATCGACGGCACGCCGCTCGACCGCGCCGGCGCCCAACTCGTCCTGCCCCAGGACCGCTGCGGCGCCCGGCACATCAGCGGCATCGACGCGATTCGCGTGGACGGCGGCTACGCCTCCTGGGCGTGACGACCCCGCCCGCGTCCGCCTGGCCCCGTCCGCCGCCGCGCGCCGTCAGGGCCAGAGCAGTTCGTGGCGCCAGGTGGACTGTCCGGCCTCGGCCCGGCGGTACACCCATCCGGTGGTGGACACGGTCGATGCTCGCCTGCCAGAACCCCACCTCGGTGGGGGTGATGGCGTAGAGCGTCCAGCTCGGCGGGCACGGTACTTCGTCCGGATGGGCCGCGCCGAGGCGCTCGAACTCGGCCAGCACATCCTGCCGGTCGGCGAGCGGGCCCCGACGGTGCAGGTGGGCAGCGAGGCAGGAGCCACGGCCGCGCTCGGCGATGTCGCCCTCGGAGGCGGCCCGGCCCCGGTCGGCCGCGGTCCCCACGATCCGTACCTGTCGTCCCACGGAGGGCCGGTAGAAGTGGGCCGACAGATGTGGATTCTCGGCGATCTCCGGGCCCTTGCGGCTGTCGGCGGGGTCGCGAAATACACGTACCCGTCGTCGATGTCCTTGACGATCAGGACCCGGCTCGACGGGCCGACCCGTACACAGGCTCATGGCATGCGGCTCCAGCTGCCCGGCCGCATCCGCCGGGAGGATCCACTCCGCCACCAGTGGAAGAGGGTTGTCCGGGAACTCCTTCTCGCCGAACGCGGCAGCCTCCACGCTCGCGAAGACCGGGATCGACCTGAGTCTGTTGCGCATCGCCCCACTCACGCGCCAGCACCCTACCCGCACCGGAATCCCGTTGCCCGAGGCGATCCGCATGGCTACGGTCTGCTCCATGGCTGATGACGAATCCACCCGCTCGGCACGGCTGTTGGACGCCCAGGCGAAGGCCGCGCGGCTCTTCGCGGAGATCGAGGAACGCGGGCTGGTCGCGCCGGGCGAGGGGGAACGGGAAGTCAGCGACCGGATCCGGGACCTGGCGAACGAGCTGTTCGGCACGACCCGGCACTGGCACAAGCGCATCGTGCGCTCCGGGCCGAACACGCTGATGCCGTACCGGGAGAATCCGCCGGACCGGGTGATCGGCGCGGACGACATCGTGTTCGCCGACTTCGGGCCGATCTTCGAGGAGTACGAGGCCGACTTCGGGCGGACCTTCGTCCTCGGCGGCGACCCCGTCAAGCACCGGCTGTACGAAGACCTCCCGAAGGTCTTCACGGCGGGCCGCCGCTTCTTCGAGGCCGACCCGGAGATCACGGGCGCGCGGCTGCACGCCGAGGTCGAGCGGCTGGCGGCGCAGGCCGGCTGGGAACTGGGCGGCTGGCATGCCGGGCACCTGGTCGGGGAGTTCCCGCACGAGTGGATCGACGGAGCGGACACCGAGTCGTACATCGCGGCCGCCAATGACACCCCGATGCGGCGCACCGACAAGGCCGGGCGCCGCTGCCACTGGATCCTGGAGATCCATCTCGTCGACCGTGACCGGGAGTTCGGCGGTTTCTACGAGGAACTGCTCACGCTCTGATCCGCCAGTGTCAGCCACACCTGGTCGCGGGTGAGCGGGAGCCGGGTGAACCGGACGCCCGTCGCGTCCCGGAGTGCGTTGGCGATGGCAGGAGCGACCGGGTTGAAGGGGCTCTCGCTCATCGACTTGGCGCCGAGGGGGCCGATGGCGTCGGCCGTCTCCATGAAGTGGACCTCGGTGCGAGGGATGTCGGCGTACTGGGGGAGCCGGTATCGGCGGAAGGCAGCCGTCTCGACCTCGCCCCGTTCGTCGATGTGGACGTTCTCGAAGAGGGTGGCGCCCAGCGCCTGGGCGACGCCGCCCTCGACCTGGCCGCGGCTGCATCGGGTTCATGACCTTGCCCGCGTCGGTGGTGTGCACGCTGCGCAGGATGCGGATCTCCCCGGTGTCCGGGTCCACGGCGATCCGGAACCACTGCGCGTTGAAGGCGACCGAGCGTGGGGTACCGCTGAAGTGTCCGTCGGCGGCGACGCCGACCCCGACCGTCTGCGCGGCTGCGTACAGCTCCTTGGGCAGAAGGCGTCCGCCGGGGCGGAGCACTGCCTCCTCGGTGAGCCGGCAGTCGGCGTGCGGGACGCGCAGGTGGGCGGCGGAGAAGTCGAGAAGCACATCGGCCAGGGCGCGTGAGGCACGGAGGGTGGCCTTGCCCGCGACCACGACGCCCGTCGAGGCGAAGGCGCCCGTGGCGTGCTTCACGACGTCCGTATCGAACTGGCGGACGGTGATGCGATCGACGGTGGTGGCGAGCTCCCCGCTGCGATCTGGCGGTGCACGGCGGTGGTGCCGTTGCCGAACTCCGCGGTACCGAAGCGCAATTCGGAACTTCCGTCGGGCAGGAGGAAGGCCAGTGCGTCGGCGATGTGGCCGCCGGGCGGGCCGGTGGCGATCATCGCCAGGGCGGTGCCCTCGCCGACCAGCCAGTTCTCGGGGACGGATTCGGTGGCAGGCTCCGCCTGGGCGCGGCGGACGATGGCAAGGCATTGGTCGAGGCCGTAGCCGGCGATGTACCGGTCCTCTTCCTCGCCGCCCGGGGTGATCACCGCCTCGCCCGGCTCGATGATGTTCTTCGCCTTGAACTCCAGAGGATCCATGCCGAGGGCACGGGCGAGCTCATCGAGCGCGGACTCGACGGCGAACATCACCTGACCGAGGCCGTAGCCCCGCAAGGCACCCGCCGGGACGGTGTGGGTGTAGACGGCGTAGGCGTCGACCTTCTTGTGCGGGGCGCGGTGGACGGCCGTCGACTCGCCGACGCTGTGGAACATCACCGCCGGGCCGTGGTTGCCTACGCGCTCGTGTTCGACACCACCCGCAGTTGCAGCGCGGTCAGCGTGCTGTCCCGGCGAGCGCCGACCTTCACGCCGATGATGAAGGGGTGCCGTGTGGTCGCACCGCAGAACTGAGCCCTGCGCGAATACCGCCATGCTGTCGCCCAGGGCATCACCAGCCCTTACAACAACGCTTCGGCCAGAGAACTCGCTGGAGACTGGAGCAGCCCCGACGGTGCTGAGGTGGCCCTGGAGAGGGATGGGTCTGTATCACCTCAAGCGAACGTGACCGGGTCGACACCCAAGTCAAGGTGATCTCCGGATACGAGAATCTTGCCAGAGCCACGTTCACTTGTACGCCGACCCCTGCCTCAAGAACCGCCGGCTGTTCGACGAATTCGCCGCTTTCCCGTCTTCGGGCGAAGCCCTTGGTGCGGCGGCCGCATAGGCCGAGGATCGATCAAGCCGGAGGCTCCACCCAGGGAGCCAGACGTTCCCCGACCGCCAGATTCTCGCGCCAGTACCGGAAGACGGTTCCCTGGACGATGTCGAGCTGCCCGGCCGCGACCAGGCCGGAGGCGAGACTCGACCCGCCCGCATCGGCCTCGAAGGCAATCAGTACGGGAGATGTCTCACCGACCTGCCGGGCAATGAGTCGGAGCTCGTCAGGCGTCGGCGCACGGAACACCGGTTCCTGGAAGACGGCCGGGCACGTGACGAAGACCGGGTCGCTGAACACCAGCTCCAGGCCGTGGGCATACGAAATGTCGTGCCCGGCGCCCAGACGCAACCGCCCGGGGTCCCAGGCAACAATGCCCCAGTCCCACCATGACCCTTCGGGAAGCTCGATCACGGCTGGTGCCCGCTCTGGACCGAACCGTCAATCGGGAATCACCAAGCCAAGTTCACGCAGTCGCGGAAGACAGACCTCCAGGCACGCCTCCAGAGAGACGGCGTCCGTGCGAACCAGGAGATCATCCCGAAACGGAGCCCCGCTGCCCTCCCGTGCCGGGGTGGAGGCACCTACTCACCGGCGCGGGCCACGAGCAGCGGCTGGAAGAAGCCGGTCTCCTGCGGCATCCGCCATTCGGGGTCGACGAACCCGGCCTCGGCTGCGAGGCCGGCCAGCCGGTCCTGGCCGAGTGCCCAGTAGGTGGTCCGGCGGACCTGGACGCGCCACTCTCCGCCTGCCGGAAGGAGTTGGAAGTGTTCCAGGTCGTAGTGCTCGCCGTCGTCGTGCCAGTGCCAGAGCTGGAACGTGACGGTTCGTTCTTCGCCGTCGGCGGTCCGGTGGACTTGTGGAGGTGCCGAGGCCGGGCGGTCGCGCAGCAGATCGTCGTAGGGGCGTGTGCTGACCAGTAGCAGGCCGGCGGGACGCAGCACGCGGCGCATCTCGGTCAGGGCGGCGTGCACGTCCTGCTCAGTCAGCAGGTGAGGCAGCGAGTTGTCGGCGCATACGACGGTGTCGAACCGGCCGTCAGGAATCGGGAGGCGTCGCATGTCGGCGACGGCCGTGCACAGGCTCAGGCTCCGGCGGGCGGCCTCACAGGCAGCGCGGGCGGCGGCGCGGGGGCTGAGGTCGGTCCCGGTGACGCGATGCCCGTGCAGCGCCAGGCCGATGGCCTGCGTACCGATGCCGCAGGAACAGTCGAGGACCGCTGCACGATCCTGGCCGATCAGGGCGTCCAGGGCGCCCCCCTGCCGACGGACGCTCGCGTCCCAGTCCGAATAGATCAGGTGGTAGTCGTCGGCCAGTTCGTCGTAGAAGTGCGCCACCGGTGTCTCGGGCATGGCCCGAGATTACCGTGCCTGCTTTCCCGGAGGTGCCGGTCATCCCCGCGACCGACGCGAACGCCCTCACTGACGGCAGCACCGTCATTTCCCGTGAACATCTGCGAGCGAGTTGATCGCCAACTGCTGTTCAACTCAGGTTCTGGTCCAACTTCTGTGGAGCTCTCACGCTCTGTAACGTCTCGGGACCGGATGGCCCTTCGTGTCTCGTTGACAGACCTGTTTGGGATCATGCCCGCATGGACTTCGACCTCGCCCCACCAACCGGCTTTGGCCCATTGCGGATCGGTATGACGCGGCAATGGGCCAATACGGCGCTGGACTCGCTCCGCGATCTCTCCGCGGTCTCGGAGTCCGACCGGTCGGGTCAGCACGTCTTCCGTCCCAGTGGACTGATGATCAGCATCCACTGCACGCGAGACATGCTCGAAGCCGTTGAGCTCGGGAGGCCGTCGAGGCAGACAGACCGAGTCATCTTCCGGGGCCTGGACGTGTTCGCAATCCCGGCCCGCGAGCTGGTGCAACGCATGAGCCAGTACACCTCGATCGAGGCAGACCCCGACGATCCAGCGTCTTTCATTGCCTCTGACCTGCTCCTGAGCTTCTGGCGCCCGTTCGCAGCCGACGACGAACCAGAGGAAGAGCAGGGCTACTACTTCAGCTCGGTCCTGCTGGCACGGCCTGGCTACTACGACACCCCTGCTCAGACTGCGGAGCGACTCCAGCAGAGCTCGTGACGGGCCCGTCAGGATGCCGACTGGACTCGTTTCCGCAAGAGGCCGAAGCCGGCCCGGCCGTGCGTGCTGCCGGACGGGCCACCATCTTCATCACCCATTACCCATCGCCTGGCCAATACTTGCCTCGCCGACCGCATCATCGTGCTCAACCAAGGCCGTATCGAGCAAATGGATACGTACGACGAGTTGGCGCATCAAGGGCTATTCACGAACTCCTCAAACTCCAAGAAGACCGGTGACCCAGTAAGCCCCGCGCGCAATCGAATTCCAGCGAGAGCCATGGATCCACCGGGAATTCTGTCGGAATGCCGGCCCGAAAACACTTCAGCCCGTCTCCCGGATGGGGACGGGCTGAAGTGTTTTGCTGTGTGGGCCCAGCGGGAGGTAGAGGGTGTACACGAGCTGCCGCATCCAGCTTCAACACGCTGCCTGGCCGCCGCTCGGAGATCCGGTGCGGCTACGGACGTACGCCCCGCTTGCCCTGCGCCCTGAGGACGCTCCTGCCGCTTGCTTCCCCGTACGAGAGATGTGTACGGGGCGCCCCGCTCTCACCGATCCGGTCGACTGCGCCCTGGACATCGCGGCCACCCGGGCCGGAAACGAACTGGCCGCTCCTGGAGCATCCCCTGCGCAGACGCGAGAGGAGCCCGGATCCCCCGTCGAATCCCGGGGTCGTAATCGGGAGGCGATACGGGCGGGGGATGCGGAACACTTTGCCCGTGATCGTGATGCAGCCCGTCCTGGAGATATACGAACCTGACGGCTTCGACCTCTGGCCTGTCGCCGAGGTCGAGTCGTTTGGCTTTCTGCCTCTCAGCGGTGAGCTCTCACCCGCCGAGGTCGGGTCGGCGGTGAGGCGTATCGCCGGCTGCAATGACATCGACCCCGACGGCGACCGCCCGCCTCGTCCGGTCGACGCACTTGGCTCGTTCCTTCACGGACTGCTGACGTTCGACAACCTCGTCGCCGCC
Coding sequences within it:
- a CDS encoding DUF7878 domain-containing protein, with the protein product MRFVCRSFGLSDLPRRGLATHEAPLELLLLDIEAELSIWEEGRAVWSEEAFPVAELAYHLARWLQSPLAGQEGFRFDSMQADAGLIRIVGSDGGWRVGSDFQPDCWTSPIVWDVLVAEIKEFDRSVREGVAAMGIEPSFIPEV
- a CDS encoding ABC transporter ATP-binding protein, coding for MTETHDLHTGTAPNGLDARLVVDRGAFRLDVALTVAPGEVVAMLGPNGAGKTTALRALAGLTPLTGGHLWLDGTTLERTPPESRPVGVVFQDYLLFPHLTALDNVAFGPRCQGATKAEARAQAAEWLDRLGLADHTGAKPRRLSGGQAQRVALARALATRPRLLLLDEPLAALDARTRLEVRTQLRRHLAEFEAVAVLVTHDPLDAMVLADRLVVVEHGEVVQEGSPADIARHPRTDYIAQLVGLNLYRGHADGHTVRLDTGPAITTAEILSGPVFVAFPPSAITLHRSRPSGSSARNLWRCEVAGLETHGDQIRAALTGDLPLAADLTAVAAAELGLHPGAEVWATVKAVQTHAYLV
- a CDS encoding transposase, which gives rise to MAGVITASEPSWIGPFTGLSPRQFAKLVTALRRDGADAIRKGRPWGLPLEDRALLIAVYWRTNLTMRQLAPLFGVSKSAADRIIDHLGPLLALQPRKRFRKDTVLIVDGTLVPTRDHTVAEQSKNYRYSTNHQVVIDADTRLVVLVGQPLPGNRNDCKAWEESGAKAAVGTTTTIADGGYPGTGLVMPHRRRKGEDLPDWKQEHNRSHKQVRARVEHAFARMKTWKILRDCRLRGDGVHHAMAGIARLHNLVLAG
- a CDS encoding TOBE domain-containing protein, producing MHTYRIGDAAALLGVSADTVRRLVDGGKITAERDETGRRIIPGPALAAYARQLHRAERDSTGSSARNRFSGIVTDVILGDVSAQVEIQAGPFRVVAMVSRESAEELKLEPGVPAIAVIKSTNVVVDRP
- the modB gene encoding molybdate ABC transporter permease subunit, with translation MTSTTKPDAATGTLRGGPRRRRVRTGGGSGAPLPLLVPALIGLAFLIVPLIALLVRAPWRNMPEQLTSAEVWQALRLSLICATAATAVSLVIGVPLAWLLARVEFRGRGLVRALVTLPLVLPPVVGGVALLTSLGRNGIVGKWLDAWFGITLPFTTAGVVVAEAFVAMPFLVISVEGTLRAADPRYEEAATTLGASRFTAFRRVTLPLIAPGIAAGAVLAWARALGEFGATITFAGNFPGRTQTMPLAVYLALQSDPEAAIALSLVLLAVSIAVLAGLRDRWMTAG
- a CDS encoding nucleoside deaminase encodes the protein MTAHTQETNIHELERIWMDEAIDLATNSVKNGGGPFGALIAKDGEVFAIGNNRVTSSLDPTAHGEVSAIRAACQKLGTFSLEGCVLVTSCEPCPMCLSSALWARVDRIIFAADRDDAAVAGFDDRKFYDLFEKKPAELWPMAIERVDMPNRTAPFDAWLAKSDRIDY
- the modA gene encoding molybdate ABC transporter substrate-binding protein — protein: MTRTARRTLQMTGAGTAALLALSACSSSDDSSSVKSDSSASASASDKLSGTVTVFAAASLKESFTTLGKEFEKQHPGTKVTFSFGGSDSLAASITGGAPADVFAAASPKTMKIVTDAGDASGTPATFVRNQLEIATLPGNPDKISSLKDLTKSSLKVVLCDKEVPCGAAAQKALDASSLKLTPVSYEQDVKSALTKVELKEADAAVVYKTDVKAAGDKVEGVEFPESANAVNDYPIALLKDAPNADASKAFIALVQSAQGQKVLTGAGFLKP